The Providencia rettgeri genome includes a window with the following:
- the sspA gene encoding Stringent starvation protein A has protein sequence MAVAPNKRSVMTLFSGPTDIFSHQVRIVLAEKGVSVEIEHVEPGHLPQDLIDLNPYQSVPTLVDRDLTLYDPHIIMEYLDERFPHPPLMPVYPVARGTSRQLMHRIQSDWYSLMSKIENGSAQEAANARRQLSEELIAVSPVFAEMEFFMSEEFSLVDCYLAPLLWRLPVLGIELNPSSSKYLQLYMQRVFARDAFLASLTESEREMRLSTRG, from the coding sequence ATGGCTGTCGCTCCTAATAAACGCTCGGTAATGACATTGTTCTCTGGCCCTACTGACATTTTTAGCCATCAGGTACGGATTGTTCTGGCTGAAAAAGGGGTAAGTGTTGAAATTGAACATGTTGAACCCGGTCATCTGCCTCAAGATCTGATCGATCTCAACCCATACCAGAGTGTTCCAACATTAGTCGATCGTGACCTGACTCTCTATGACCCACACATTATCATGGAATATCTTGATGAGCGTTTTCCTCATCCACCATTAATGCCTGTTTACCCAGTTGCACGTGGGACGAGTCGTCAATTGATGCACCGTATTCAAAGCGATTGGTATTCATTAATGAGCAAAATAGAGAACGGTAGTGCGCAAGAGGCAGCAAATGCCCGCCGTCAACTATCTGAAGAGCTGATCGCGGTTTCACCTGTTTTTGCTGAAATGGAATTCTTCATGAGTGAAGAATTTAGTCTCGTAGATTGCTATTTAGCGCCGTTACTATGGCGTTTACCTGTACTTGGTATTGAATTGAACCCATCTAGTAGCAAATACTTGCAGTTGTATATGCAACGTGTATTTGCACGTGACGCATTTTTAGCATCGTTGACTGAATCTGAGCGCGAAATGCGTTTGTCTACAAGAGGCTAA
- the rpsI gene encoding 30S ribosomal protein S9, with translation MAENQYYGTGRRKSSSARVFIKPGSGNITINQRTLEQYFGRETARMVVRQPLELVEMLEKLDLYITVKGGGISGQAGAIRHGITRALMAYDETLRSDLRKAGFVTRDARSVERKKVGLRKARRRPQFSKR, from the coding sequence ATGGCTGAAAATCAATACTACGGCACTGGTCGCCGCAAAAGCTCATCTGCTCGTGTCTTTATTAAGCCGGGTAGCGGTAACATCACAATCAATCAACGTACACTGGAACAATACTTTGGTCGCGAAACTGCGCGCATGGTAGTTCGTCAGCCGTTAGAATTGGTTGAAATGTTGGAAAAACTGGATCTGTACATCACTGTTAAAGGTGGTGGTATTTCAGGTCAGGCAGGCGCAATCCGTCACGGTATTACACGTGCACTGATGGCTTATGATGAGACTCTTCGTTCTGATCTGCGTAAAGCTGGTTTCGTTACCCGTGATGCGCGTTCTGTTGAACGTAAAAAAGTGGGTCTGCGCAAAGCACGTCGTCGTCCACAGTTCTCCAAACGTTAA
- the rplM gene encoding 50S ribosomal protein L13, giving the protein MKTFTAKPETVKRDWYVVDADGKTLGRLATEIASRLRGKHKAEYTPHVDTGDYIIVLNAEKIAVTGNKREDKIYYRHTGHVGGIKQATFEEMIARSPERVLEIAVKGMLPKGPLGRAMYRKLKVYAGNEHNHAAQQPQVLDI; this is encoded by the coding sequence ATGAAAACTTTTACAGCTAAACCAGAGACCGTAAAACGCGACTGGTACGTTGTTGATGCAGATGGCAAAACTTTAGGCCGTCTTGCAACTGAAATTGCTAGCCGTCTGCGCGGTAAGCATAAAGCGGAATATACTCCGCACGTGGATACTGGTGATTACATCATCGTTCTGAATGCAGAAAAAATTGCTGTTACCGGCAATAAACGCGAAGACAAAATCTACTATCGCCATACTGGCCATGTAGGTGGAATCAAGCAAGCAACTTTCGAAGAAATGATTGCTCGCAGTCCTGAGCGTGTGCTTGAAATCGCGGTTAAAGGCATGTTGCCAAAAGGACCTCTGGGTCGTGCAATGTACCGTAAACTGAAAGTTTACGCAGGTAATGAGCACAACCACGCGGCTCAACAACCGCAAGTTCTTGACATTTAA
- the yhcM_1 gene encoding AFG1-like ATPase, whose protein sequence is MLRGITLVATSNIIPDNLYRNGLQRARFLPAIEQIKKYCDVMNVDAGIDYRLRTLTQAHLFLSPINHENRQHLDEVFVKLAGKEGEVNPVLEVNHRKMPVIRAAEGVLAIGFKVLCEEPRSQNDYIYLSNCYHTVLLYDVPVMGTNDENPARRFLALIDEFYERKVKLVINAEVPMESLYQGQLLAFEYQRCLSRLQEMQSEEYLKIPHLT, encoded by the coding sequence TTGCTCCGGGGCATCACTCTTGTCGCCACTTCAAATATCATCCCTGATAATCTTTATCGAAATGGTTTGCAGCGGGCACGTTTTTTACCTGCGATTGAGCAAATTAAAAAATACTGTGATGTGATGAATGTCGATGCAGGTATTGATTACCGTTTAAGAACTTTAACGCAAGCACATTTATTTTTATCGCCAATTAACCATGAAAACCGACAACATCTTGATGAGGTGTTTGTGAAATTGGCAGGAAAAGAAGGTGAGGTGAACCCTGTTTTAGAGGTTAACCACCGAAAAATGCCCGTTATCCGTGCTGCAGAAGGTGTTCTTGCGATAGGCTTCAAAGTATTGTGTGAGGAGCCTCGTAGTCAAAATGACTATATTTACCTGTCCAACTGTTATCACACCGTCTTACTGTACGATGTACCTGTGATGGGAACCAACGATGAAAACCCGGCTCGGCGGTTTTTAGCGTTAATTGATGAGTTTTACGAACGAAAAGTTAAATTAGTGATTAACGCTGAAGTGCCAATGGAATCGCTGTATCAGGGGCAATTGTTAGCATTCGAATACCAACGTTGCTTATCTCGATTGCAAGAAATGCAAAGTGAAGAGTACCTGAAAATACCGCATTTAACTTAA
- the yhcM_2 gene encoding AFG1-like ATPase, which yields MSPMTPIMRYQQALADGNYQPDDVQKLAVERLDKIYQQLVDATSSTLQDKPSGLKQRFNRLLGKTSTVPVVPIQGLYMWGGVGRGKTWLMDMFYESLPGTRKLRLHFHRFMKKVQEDLMALQGQENPLDIIADEFKKQTDVLCFDEFFVSDITDAMILGTLLEGLFAPGHHSCRHFKYHP from the coding sequence TAGCTGATGGAAACTATCAGCCAGATGACGTACAAAAGCTCGCTGTAGAACGCCTAGATAAAATATATCAGCAGCTTGTTGATGCAACCTCTTCCACTTTACAAGATAAGCCTTCAGGTTTAAAGCAGCGCTTTAACCGCCTTCTAGGTAAAACGTCAACAGTACCGGTTGTCCCCATACAAGGGCTATATATGTGGGGCGGGGTGGGGCGTGGAAAGACGTGGCTAATGGATATGTTTTATGAAAGTTTACCGGGTACGCGTAAACTTCGCTTACATTTTCATCGCTTTATGAAAAAAGTACAAGAAGATTTGATGGCACTGCAAGGGCAAGAGAACCCACTAGATATCATTGCGGATGAGTTTAAAAAACAAACAGATGTCTTGTGTTTTGATGAATTTTTTGTGTCAGATATTACAGACGCTATGATCCTAGGCACTTTACTAGAAGGGCTCTTTGCTCCGGGGCATCACTCTTGTCGCCACTTCAAATATCATCCCTGA